One Pseudorhodoplanes sinuspersici DNA segment encodes these proteins:
- a CDS encoding NUDIX domain-containing protein: protein MINRLFHLYWRFSRGLTLGVRGMAIDPEGRIFLIRHSYVPGWHLPGGGVEPGETMLDALRREMMEEGNIEIGTEPTFFSMYFNPRDSNRDHVALYVIRQFTQSSLPKPNAEIVAHGFFARDRLPDDTTPATRVRIAEVLDGTTRREKW, encoded by the coding sequence ATGATCAACCGTCTCTTCCATCTGTACTGGCGCTTCTCGCGGGGGCTGACGCTCGGCGTTCGCGGCATGGCGATCGACCCGGAGGGCCGGATCTTCCTGATCAGGCATTCCTACGTGCCGGGCTGGCATCTGCCCGGTGGGGGCGTCGAGCCCGGCGAGACGATGCTGGATGCACTCCGCCGCGAAATGATGGAGGAAGGCAATATCGAGATCGGCACCGAGCCGACTTTCTTTTCGATGTATTTCAATCCAAGGGATTCCAACCGCGACCATGTGGCGCTGTACGTCATCCGCCAATTCACGCAATCGTCGCTGCCCAAACCCAACGCCGAGATCGTGGCACACGGCTTTTTCGCCCGCGATCGATTGCCGGATGACACGACGCCTGCGACGCGCGTAAGGATTGCCGAAGTGCTGGACGGAACCACCCGCCGCGAAAAGTGGTGA
- a CDS encoding metallophosphoesterase family protein, with protein sequence MFLLGHISDPHLGPMPSAKIRELAGKRVLGYMNWHRRRKTFHRGEVLSRIVSDLKAHHPSHIAVTGDILNLALPGEFAPSRVWLDTVGPAHDVTFVPGNHDAYVRKAAREWHSHWGDFMKGDTTGPDQFPFVRRRGDVALIGLSSAVATAPFMATGKIGAPQLHALPDILDKLAAAGLFRVILIHHPPITKPQHRFKRLIDAAKFREVLQKHGTELVLHGHDHINSVVYLEGPSAKIPAVGVPSASAFGGEGDLAAYNLYTIAKQGNAWSCKALTRGFHQGSDLIEEMGRRELMI encoded by the coding sequence ATGTTTCTTCTTGGCCACATCTCCGACCCGCATCTCGGCCCCATGCCCAGTGCCAAAATCCGCGAACTCGCGGGCAAACGCGTGCTGGGCTATATGAACTGGCACCGGCGCCGAAAGACCTTTCATCGCGGCGAGGTGCTCTCGCGCATCGTTTCGGACCTCAAGGCGCATCACCCGAGTCACATCGCTGTCACAGGAGACATCCTCAATCTGGCATTGCCGGGCGAATTCGCCCCCTCACGCGTATGGCTCGATACGGTCGGTCCGGCACATGACGTCACCTTCGTTCCTGGCAACCACGATGCCTATGTGCGCAAGGCCGCGCGCGAGTGGCATTCGCACTGGGGCGACTTCATGAAGGGCGACACCACGGGGCCGGATCAGTTTCCGTTCGTGCGACGGCGCGGCGATGTGGCTCTGATTGGTCTATCGAGCGCTGTGGCGACTGCGCCGTTCATGGCGACCGGCAAGATCGGTGCGCCGCAGCTTCATGCGCTGCCGGATATTCTCGACAAGCTGGCTGCCGCCGGTCTCTTCCGCGTGATACTGATCCATCATCCGCCGATCACCAAGCCGCAGCACCGTTTCAAGCGGCTGATCGATGCCGCGAAATTCCGGGAGGTGCTGCAAAAACATGGCACCGAACTTGTGCTGCACGGTCATGACCACATCAATTCGGTGGTCTATCTGGAGGGACCGTCGGCGAAAATTCCTGCTGTCGGCGTGCCGTCGGCATCGGCTTTCGGGGGCGAGGGTGATCTTGCAGCCTACAATCTCTACACCATCGCCAAGCAGGGGAATGCCTGGAGCTGCAAGGCGCTCACCCGCGGCTTCCATCAGGGCAGCGATCTCATTGAGGAGATGGGGCGGCGCGAGTTGATGATTTGA
- a CDS encoding hydroxypyruvate isomerase family protein, which translates to MPRFAANIAYLFSERPLIERPTAAAAGGFAAVEGQFPYDTPASALRAQIEQHKLTMLGINTERGGNGQFGMAAVPNREREFDTLFKQALDYIVAVGGSAIHCLAGIVPVDQRPAAERTFIANLTRVADLAAEKNITLLIEPINNIDRPGYFLNRCEHAADIIAKIGKPNIRIQFDFYHAQIMGGDLIRRFEKHLPLIGHVQIAAVPSRHEPDEGEVCYREIYKALDALGYRGWVAGEYFPRGRTEDGLEWLKAAKTR; encoded by the coding sequence ATGCCCCGTTTCGCTGCCAACATCGCCTACTTGTTTTCAGAACGGCCGCTCATCGAAAGGCCAACTGCGGCGGCTGCGGGTGGCTTCGCTGCCGTCGAAGGGCAGTTCCCTTACGACACGCCGGCCAGTGCCTTGCGGGCGCAAATTGAGCAACACAAGCTGACGATGCTTGGCATCAACACCGAACGTGGCGGCAACGGCCAGTTCGGGATGGCTGCGGTGCCGAACCGCGAACGCGAGTTCGACACGCTCTTCAAACAAGCGCTGGATTACATTGTCGCTGTCGGCGGCTCGGCGATCCATTGTCTCGCCGGCATCGTGCCCGTCGACCAGCGGCCTGCCGCTGAGCGTACGTTCATTGCTAATCTGACACGCGTGGCCGATCTCGCAGCGGAGAAAAATATCACGCTGCTAATCGAACCGATTAACAATATCGACCGGCCCGGATACTTTCTCAATCGCTGCGAACACGCCGCCGACATCATCGCAAAGATCGGCAAGCCGAATATCAGGATCCAGTTCGATTTCTATCACGCGCAGATCATGGGCGGCGATCTGATCCGACGCTTCGAAAAGCACTTGCCGCTGATCGGCCATGTGCAGATCGCCGCGGTGCCCTCGCGACATGAGCCGGACGAAGGCGAGGTTTGTTATCGGGAAATCTACAAGGCGCTCGACGCCCTCGGATATCGCGGCTGGGTGGCGGGCGAATATTTCCCGCGAGGCCGCACCGAGGATGGCCTGGAATGGCTCAAAGCTGCGAAAACCCGCTAA
- a CDS encoding methylenetetrahydrofolate reductase, whose translation MNIPVVNLFKTKTAADSEVSATIGHITGFLSGFSVEATRPKPGDVEAVAQNAPGGTHLYLSAIPTRPSTELVEQAVLTRKAGIEPVPHIAVRNYASKDELSSLLQRLSEEAGVRRILVISGDRPDSAGAFTASIEVIESGVLQKYGIEEIGIAGHPDGHPVVADGVMQRALLAKIEAAEQGGLKADIVTQFGFDAMAMIRWVKKLRDLGVEAPVRIGMAGPTNLTTLLKYAQRCGVKASVGGVAKHAGLVKHLFGVSAPDGIVRALADANATGSLGPVSAHFFSFGGIGATTRWASHAQKGRMTLDSEGFTVEA comes from the coding sequence ATGAACATTCCAGTGGTCAATCTTTTCAAGACCAAAACCGCTGCGGACAGTGAAGTATCCGCGACCATTGGTCATATTACCGGCTTTCTGTCGGGTTTCTCGGTTGAGGCGACGCGGCCGAAGCCGGGCGATGTCGAGGCCGTCGCACAGAATGCGCCCGGGGGCACGCATCTTTATCTCAGTGCGATCCCGACGCGGCCATCGACCGAACTGGTCGAACAGGCGGTGTTGACGCGCAAGGCCGGCATCGAGCCGGTACCGCATATCGCTGTTCGCAATTATGCAAGTAAGGACGAGTTGTCGTCGTTGCTGCAGCGTCTGTCGGAAGAAGCCGGTGTGCGCCGCATATTGGTGATTTCCGGTGACCGTCCTGACTCGGCTGGTGCATTCACCGCATCGATCGAAGTGATCGAAAGCGGCGTGTTGCAAAAATACGGAATCGAGGAGATCGGCATTGCCGGTCATCCGGACGGTCACCCGGTGGTGGCCGACGGTGTCATGCAGCGGGCGCTGCTCGCCAAGATCGAGGCCGCGGAGCAGGGCGGTCTGAAGGCTGATATCGTCACGCAATTTGGCTTCGACGCGATGGCGATGATCCGCTGGGTGAAGAAGCTGCGCGATCTCGGTGTCGAGGCGCCGGTGCGGATCGGCATGGCCGGTCCGACCAATCTGACGACGCTCCTCAAATACGCACAGCGCTGCGGTGTGAAAGCGTCAGTCGGCGGCGTCGCCAAGCATGCCGGCCTTGTGAAGCATCTGTTTGGCGTCAGTGCGCCGGATGGCATTGTGCGTGCGCTGGCTGATGCGAATGCGACTGGATCGCTCGGTCCGGTGTCAGCGCATTTCTTCTCGTTCGGGGGCATTGGTGCAACGACGCGATGGGCGTCACATGCGCAGAAGGGCCGGATGACGCTGGACAGCGAAGGCTTCACCGTCGAAGCCTGA
- the gtdA gene encoding gentisate 1,2-dioxygenase: MATATAVKSDKTAKVYEGSKDPKRAAFYEKISQRDMAPLWEVLKDLVAKSPKSIAAPAIWHFDQVKPMVEEAGGLLTAEEAERRVLVLENPALRGQSRITTSLYAGLQLILPGEIAGAHRHTAGAIRLILDGEGAYTQVDGEKTVMKYGDFVLTPSWTAHDHGNESKKPMIWLDVLDVPTINFFETAFAEHLDDTVQNTKFTDNDSLWRYGSGVLPDGTNTEKTSPIINYAYERVRPILDRMAKTDEINKYHGFRLRYANPFNGGWSTPTMGAHLSLLPKGFKGQPYRSTDGTIFACLEGKGQTTIDGEVFEWGPRDVFVIPSWKQYSHKADEQSVLFSISDRPMQESLNIWREVN; encoded by the coding sequence ATGGCCACCGCGACCGCCGTCAAAAGCGACAAGACCGCGAAAGTCTACGAGGGCAGCAAGGACCCCAAGCGCGCCGCCTTCTACGAAAAGATTTCGCAGCGTGACATGGCGCCGCTGTGGGAGGTGCTGAAGGACCTTGTCGCCAAGAGCCCGAAGTCGATCGCCGCGCCCGCCATCTGGCATTTCGATCAGGTGAAGCCGATGGTGGAAGAGGCCGGCGGCCTGCTCACCGCCGAGGAAGCCGAGCGCCGCGTGCTGGTGCTTGAGAACCCGGCTTTGCGCGGCCAGTCGCGCATCACCACTTCGCTCTATGCCGGCTTGCAGCTCATCCTGCCGGGCGAGATCGCCGGCGCGCATCGCCACACCGCCGGCGCGATCCGCCTGATCCTCGACGGCGAAGGCGCCTATACGCAGGTCGACGGTGAAAAGACCGTCATGAAATACGGCGACTTCGTTCTGACCCCGAGCTGGACCGCACACGACCACGGCAATGAATCCAAGAAGCCGATGATCTGGCTCGATGTGCTCGACGTGCCGACCATCAATTTCTTCGAGACGGCCTTTGCCGAGCATCTCGACGACACGGTGCAGAACACCAAATTCACCGACAACGATTCATTGTGGCGCTACGGCTCGGGTGTGCTGCCGGACGGCACCAACACCGAGAAGACCTCGCCGATCATCAACTATGCCTATGAGCGGGTGCGGCCGATCCTCGATCGCATGGCCAAGACCGACGAAATCAACAAGTATCATGGCTTCCGTCTGCGCTACGCCAATCCATTCAACGGCGGCTGGTCGACCCCGACCATGGGCGCGCATCTGTCGCTCTTGCCGAAGGGCTTCAAGGGCCAGCCCTATCGCTCGACCGACGGCACCATCTTCGCGTGCCTCGAAGGCAAGGGCCAGACGACGATCGACGGCGAAGTGTTCGAATGGGGACCGCGCGATGTGTTCGTGATCCCGTCCTGGAAGCAATATTCGCACAAGGCCGACGAACAGAGCGTGCTGTTCTCGATCTCCGATCGGCCGATGCAGGAATCGCTGAACATCTGGCGCGAAGTGAATTGA
- a CDS encoding SDR family NAD(P)-dependent oxidoreductase, whose amino-acid sequence MARLAGRTAIVTGGAKGIGRHYSEALAAEGAGVVIADISGGAEAAEEIAATYGANSALSVPCDVSDESQVKNLVAKAIERFGKIDILVNNAALFAPLQPTKVQDIDVDLWDKVFAVNVRGSFLLAKHVAPHMIARNYGKIINIGSGTVYKGLPGMLHYTASKGAIATFTRTLSRELGEHKICVNTLAPGLVMSETLVASGSHDEALKARVVASRAFKREQLPPDLLGALIFLSSADSDFVTGQTIAVDGGSVNT is encoded by the coding sequence ATGGCAAGACTGGCAGGGCGGACAGCGATTGTTACGGGTGGGGCAAAAGGAATCGGCCGGCATTATTCGGAGGCCCTGGCGGCGGAAGGCGCCGGTGTGGTGATCGCCGATATTTCGGGCGGCGCGGAAGCGGCCGAGGAGATCGCCGCGACATACGGCGCCAATTCCGCCCTCAGCGTGCCCTGCGATGTCAGCGACGAAAGCCAGGTGAAAAACCTCGTGGCGAAGGCCATCGAGCGCTTCGGCAAGATCGACATTCTGGTGAATAACGCCGCTTTGTTCGCGCCGCTGCAGCCCACCAAGGTTCAGGACATCGATGTCGATCTGTGGGACAAGGTGTTCGCGGTGAATGTCCGCGGCTCGTTCCTTTTGGCCAAGCATGTTGCACCGCACATGATCGCCCGGAACTACGGCAAGATCATCAATATCGGCTCCGGCACGGTGTACAAGGGCCTGCCGGGGATGCTGCATTATACCGCATCCAAGGGCGCGATCGCGACCTTCACCCGCACGCTGTCGCGCGAACTCGGCGAGCACAAGATCTGCGTCAATACGCTGGCGCCGGGCCTTGTCATGAGCGAGACGCTGGTCGCCTCCGGCTCGCATGACGAGGCGCTGAAAGCCCGTGTGGTGGCCTCCAGAGCCTTCAAGCGCGAGCAATTGCCGCCGGATTTGCTCGGCGCGCTGATCTTCCTGTCCTCGGCCGACAGCGATTTCGTGACCGGCCAAACCATCGCGGTGGATGGAGGGTCAGTGAATACCTGA